A region of Tigriopus californicus strain San Diego chromosome 7, Tcal_SD_v2.1, whole genome shotgun sequence DNA encodes the following proteins:
- the LOC131884308 gene encoding U3 small nucleolar RNA-associated protein 25 homolog, giving the protein MRGRGRGMKRARPGRAGGRGGGGTPGSKPKRSKQFWAQRKTAQITAIPGQSDAENESSSSDEETPRPDESETQYHQLMALFQAPDPQTSSSEADSEGDDNDNEADDDDDDLDDVEEGKLEAVMDGQNSNEDPVENENEEDEDETDEAGRPEAEPTQTNQSEPELDDDEAIGTPQDPFVARIEREIPTSLTQVIKTKRYQTQSQYFKHLGRLAVQPPQWTPQTSPHNQSPGLLSAEDDPSHEALLQAQNRLVQAAARQPQDRSLKGLCVKPQLKRNVASANPVRSDPESQYDLSPWQSELFHLFNSYRDVSYGERTLAQGPSLRFAYTLHALNHLLKARAQILTNNAILAKDDQAATQSGDGFRDQGLCRPRVLIVVPFRDSALQIVKLMGQLLFGSDHGGKIGNRTRFEQEFDAESPTRRNKPDDFYDTFTGNVDDEFKIGIAVTKKSLKLYTDFYASDIIIASPLGLRMVIGGLGDEKMDYDFLNSIELLIMDQIDVFAMQNWEHVIHFLEHMHRQPQKSRDVDFSRIRMWSLNKLAPFYRQTLLFSQVLMPEMNTILNKYCMNYAGRVKVSNPIVGGSIRQVVVSVPMVFHRFESSSPVEAVEDRFNYFTNKVLPEYKKDLMYHTAIVVPSYFDYVKVRNWFKKSDLDFLEICEYTKDGKVAKARDLFFHSDTHFLLYTERVHFFKRLVLKGIRHLVFFQLPQYPHFFTELANYMQTVYQNKKGGSDGNMSCAIVYNKYDAQRLAGVVGTERAGHMMGAEKNVHMFIAGSN; this is encoded by the coding sequence ATGCGTGGTCGGGGACGCGGAATGAAGCGAGCTCGACCGGGACGGGCGGGTGGGCGCGGTGGCGGTGGCACGCCTGGGTCCAAGCCCAAACGCTCTAAGCAGTTTTGGGCCCAACGAAAAACGGCCCAAATCACGGCCATTCCGGGTCAATCGGATGCGGAAAATGAGTCTTCCTCCTCCGATGAGGAAACCCCACGCCCCGACGAGTCCGAAACGCAATACCACCAACTCATGGCGCTCTTCCAGGCTCCCGACCCTCAGACCAGTTCCTCCGAAGCCGATTCAGAGggtgatgataatgataacgaagccgatgacgatgatgacgatctgGACGATGTGGAGGAAGGAAAACTGGAGGCCGTTATGGACGGACAAAATTCTAATGAAGACCCGGTAGAGAACGAaaacgaggaggacgaggacgagacCGATGAGGCTGGTAGGCCAGAGGCCGAGCCAACTCAGACGAATCAATCGGAACCAGAactggatgatgatgaagccATTGGCACGCCTCAAGATCCTTTCGTAGCTCGCATAGAACGGGAAATTCCCACATCCTTAACCCAAGTGATCAAAACCAAGCGCTACCAGACCCAATCCCAGTACTTTAAACATCTCGGTCGATTGGCTGTCCAACCACCCCAATGGACGCCCCAGACCTCCCCGCACAACCAATCCCCTGGCCTTTTAAGCGCCGAAGACGACCCTTCCCATGAGGCCCTCCTTCAGGCCCAAAATCGTTTAGTGCAAGCGGCGGCCCGCCAGCCTCAGGATCGGAGTCTGAAAGGCCTGTGCGTCAAACCCCAATTGAAGCGAAACGTGGCTAGTGCCAATCCCGTGCGGTCCGATCCGGAGTCCCAATATGACTTGTCTCCGTGGCAATCCGAACtgttccatttgttcaatTCATACCGGGATGTGTCTTACGGAGAGCGGACTTTGGCTCAAGGCCCGAGTTTGCGTTTCGCTTACACTCTGCACGCTTTGAATCACTTGCTCAAAGCGCGAGCCCAGATCTTGACCAATAACGCTATCTTGGCCAAAGACGACCAAGCTGCCACCCAATCTGGCGATGGATTCCGCGACCAAGGCTTGTGTCGGCCCCGTGTCCTCATTGTGGTCCCCTTCCGAGATTCCGCCCTTCAAATTGTCAAGCTCATGGGCCAATTGCTTTTTGGCTCCGATCATGGTGGGAAAATTGGGAACCGAACTCGATTCGAACAGGAATTCGATGCCGAAAGTCCGACCAGGCGGAATAAGCCCGATGATTTTTACGACACATTCACCGGAAATGTGGACGATGAGTTCAAGATCGGCATTGCCGTTACCAAAAAATCGCTCAAGTTATACACTGATTTTTATGCCTCGGACATCATTATCGCTTCGCCGCTGGGATTGCGCATGGTCATTGGAGGCTTAGGTGATGAGAAAATGGACTACGATTTCTTGAACTCCATTGAGCTGCTCATCATGGACCAGATTGATGTGTTTGCCATGCAAAATTGGGAACAcgtcattcattttttggagcATATGCATCGGCAACCTCAAAAGTCGCGTGACGTAGATTTCTCGCGGATCCGAATGTGGTCGCTCAATAAGTTGGCCCCCTTCTATCGCCAAACGTTACTGTTCAGTCAAGTGTTGATGCCCGAGATGAATACGATTTTGAACAAGTATTGCATGAATTACGCGGGGCGTGTGAAAGTGAGCAATCCCATTGTAGGCGGGTCTATTCGTCAAGTGGTTGTCAGCGTCCCGATGGTGTTCCATCGGTTTGAGTCGTCCTCGCCGGTTGAGGCCGTTGAAGATCGATTCAATTACTTCACCAACAAAGTTTTACCCGAGTACAAGAAGGATCTGATGTATCATACGGCCATCGTGGTTCCATCTTATTTCGATTACGTGAAAGTCCGGAATTGGTTCAAGAAATCTGATCTCGACTTCCTGGAGATCTGCGAGTACACCAAGGACGGGAAAGTGGCCAAGGCTCGTGATCTGTTCTTTCATAGTGACACGCATTTCTTGTTGTACACAGAGCGagttcactttttcaaacGACTCGTTCTTAAAGGGATTCGACATCTGGTGTTTTTCCAACTCCCACAATACCCGCATTTCTTCACCGAACTCGCAAACTACATGCAGACCGTATACCAGAATAAGAAAGGCGGTTCGGATGGTAACATGAGCTGCGCCATTGTCTACAACAAGTACGATGCCCAACGGTTGGCGGGCGTGGTTGGAACGGAAAGGGCGGGTCACATGATGGGAGCCGAGAAGAATGTTCACATGTTCATCGCAGGATCAAATTGA
- the LOC131884316 gene encoding glycine receptor subunit alpha-2-like codes for MHMKCWKCLAFVFLQFWGLGRGQRPTADFTSIEECVSGYCLPTEYNRLELPQNTTHVAMNLEVLDVLKVDDKKFSVTLNMYFGVYWTEDRLTVRRPDFDPHWLPINMDFMRNLWIPNVFVYNLVSFDALTCLKKLAGLWIVKDKELFYNQATHVTFMCPMRFNKFPLDAHTCKFMVGSTNFDMTRMTFDNKKLDYDPKARNTILDYQISISPLKEQDRILAYGDAGNYSITGFEMKMTRNVAKYLYIYYLPSGLFVVVSWSSFLIPPEVVPGRMALLVTLFLVLINIFNTITNLSPNVEGMTAISSWMIACILFVSAALTGYAGLLYYLQVKRKMSFTKKRLSLQSTHTKDCMMHPTSDLARKLEEEKLLDQSELLARIDTAFLYSFPLAFVIFNVIYWPFWITWS; via the exons ATGCACATGAAGTGTTGGAAATGTTTGGCTTTTGTGTTCCTGCAATTTTGGGGACTTGGGCGAGGTCAGAGGCCAACAGCGGACTTTACCTCAATCGAGGAATGTGTGAGTGGCTACTGTTTGCCCACAGAGTATAACCGATTAGAATTGCCTCAGAACACGACACACGTGGCGATGAACCTGGAG GTTTTGGACGTCCTTAAAGTGGATGATAAGAAGTTTTCCGTCACGTTGAACATGTATTTTGGCGTGTATTGGACGGAAGATCGCTTGACGGTGCGAAGACCGGACTTTGATCCACACTGGCTGCCTATCAATATGGATTTCATGAGGAACCTATGGATCCCAAATGTATTTGTGTACAACTTGGTATCCTTTGATGCGTTGACGtgcttgaagaaattggcagGCCTCTGGATCGTCAAGGACAAAGAGCTGTTCTACAACCAG GCAACTCATGTCACGTTCATGTGTCCCATGCGGTTCAACAAGTTCCCTTTGGATGCTCACACGTGCAAATTCATGGTGGGGAGCACCAATTTCGATATGACACGCATGACCTTCGACAATAAGAAACTCGACTACGATCCCAAGGCTAGAAACACTATCCTCGACTATCAGATCTCAATTTCGCCGCTCAAGGAGCAAGACCGTATTCTGGCTTATGGCGATGCGGGCAACTACTCAATCACgggttttgaaatgaaaatgaccagGAACGTTGCCAA GTACTTGTATATTTACTATCTACCCAGTGGCCTTTTTGTGGTGGTGTCTTGGTCCAGTTTTCTGATCCCGCCAGAAGTTGTTCCGGGTCGCATGGCGTTGTTAGTGACCCTGTTCCTGGTCCTCATtaacattttcaatacaattACAAATCTATCACCCAATGTGGAGGGCATGACGGCCATTTCTTCGTGGATGATTGCTTGCATTCTTTTCGTCTCGGCCGCTCTCACGGGCTATGCGGGCCTCCTCTACTATTTACAA GTCAAGAGAAAGATGTCTTTTACCAAGAAGCGCTTGAGCTTGCAATCAACTCACACCAAGGACTGCATGATGCATCCAACTTCAGACTTGGCGAGgaaattggaagaagaaaaacttttggaTCAGAGCGAGTTGTTGGCTCGAATTGACACTGCATTCTTGTACTCTTTTCCATTGGCGTTCGTCATCTTCAACGTGATTTATTGGCCGTTTTGGATCACATGGTCCTAG
- the LOC131884313 gene encoding uncharacterized protein LOC131884313 → MKFLIFVGVSSFLLELGLCANWPSCTESGANVHCTLPICPNCKIVDCIPELEPKDCPRGTFFEENLVLGSCCPACVEYLKKGDKCFYSPTTTNVSLYENTVPLQCHPNKERVVELSIIRYKNKDIPLVKRNQCPDQHECLDGICQIEDAAAAVEGCLKATLEYDSWLNGLNGEECSELKWEPSCTFYGAYDNVQSKTNVFQPVNSKFCSAPDGTRIFGQATIEAEADEINCRCSRKRWELEKEILSIGARDDVTLHCERNGDFEPLQCDLERCWCINPVTGVALSRALPEKMAMALPCYDKELFGDQYLRRCETRSLGKAKSRKKLRDHGFYWLESMGVTCDWDGSFGKVYCDKSSGQCKCVDKNNQQIGNYFTTMLNKDDLNCQCARDELEGLTQLNCGSGSSAGNYLELQSLLTTEYCVDESGFRFTPYYLKTSGKFCQIPNCPSRVKQCQGDEGNVCDECLSSCSGI, encoded by the exons ATGAAATTCCTGATTTTCGTCGGAGTTTCCAGCTTCCTCTTGGAATTGGGTCTGTGTGCGAATTGGCCGAGTTGTACAGAGAGCGGCGCCAATGTTCACTGTACTTTGCCAATATGCCCGAATTGCAAGATCGTGGATTGCATCCCGGAACTTGAGCCTAAAGATTGTCCCCGGGGAACATTCTTCGAAGAGAATCTCGTTTTGGGTTCATGCTGTCCTGCCTGCGTTGAGTATTTAAAGAAAG GGGATAAATGTTTTTACTCACCCACCACGACAAACGTGAGTTTGTACGAAAATACCGTCCCTCTTCAATGTCAcccaaacaaagaaagagtTGTGGAATTATCCATAATAAGATACAAGAATAAAGACATTCCTTTGGTGAAGAGAAACCAATGTCCAGATCAGCATGAATGTTTGGACGGAATTTGTCAAATCGAGGACGCGGCCGCCGCAGTTGAAGGCTGTTTGAAAGCCACTTTAGAGTATGACTCTTGGTTGAATGGTCTAAACGGAGAGGAGTGTTCGGAACTGAAATGGGAACCCTCGTGCACTTTCTATGGAGCTTATGATAATGTCCAATCCAAGACCAATGTATTCCAACCTGTGAATTCAAAATTCTGTAGCGCCCCCGACGGCACTCGAATCTTTGGACAAGCGACCATCGAGGCCGAGGCCGATGAAATCAATTGCCGTTGTAGTCGCAAGAGATGGGAATTGGAGAAAGAAATTCTGTCTATTGG ggcACGGGATGATGTGACCTTGCATTGCGAGAGAAATGGCGATTTCGAACCTCTCCAATGTGACCTAGAGCGATGTTGGTGCATCAATCCCGTGACCGGTGTGGCCTTATCGCGAGCACTGCCGGAAAAAATGGCCATGGCCCTACCTTGTTACGATAAAGAGCTGTTCGGAGATCAATACCTTCGTCGATGCGAGACTCGAAGTCTGGGCAAAGCCAAATCGCGGAAGAAGCTCAGAGACCACGGTTTCTATTGGCTTGAGTCCATGGGGGTCACTTGCGATTGGGATGGGAGCTTCGGGAAAGTGTACTGTGACAAAAGCTCAGGTCAATGTAAATGCGTGGATAAGAACAACCAACAGATTGGCAACTATTTCACCACCATGTTGAACAAGGACGATCTGAACTGTCAATGTGCGCGGGATGAGCTCGAGGGATTGACTCAGCTCAATTGTGGTTCGGGTAGTAGTGCGGGCAACTATTTGGAGCTTCAATCCCTTTTGACAACGGAGTATTGCGTGGATGAAAGTGGATTCCGATTCACGCCCTATTATCTGAAAACATCGGGCAAGTTTTGCCAGATCCCCAACTGCCCAAGTCGAGTGAAACAATGTCAAGGCGACGAAGGCAATGTGTGTGACGAGTGTCTGAGTAGTTGTAGTGGCATTTAG